A genomic region of Aspergillus oryzae RIB40 DNA, chromosome 1 contains the following coding sequences:
- a CDS encoding PIG-L family deacetylase (predicted protein), translating into MNNFPASKSLTPSIHTAQQTNGPMLHLITHLIQRIWRRPVTLALTFLTVFLIAPLFLYHLLAYYLANDPRLVPSAFRTAKNILLVTAHPDDETLFFSPSILYRNDDATVTRGLLALSSGNYEGIGDIRRSELQRSCAELGIKRERCVNLDHYELQDNPQKWWREDLIEELVGEYVKKWNIDLIITFDDGGISGHVNHRAVSAGVSDLVNTYPKPHKAHQRTHYRPNSFYENTPV; encoded by the exons ATGAACAACTTCCCAGCCTCAAAGTCACTAACAccatccatacatacagcACAACAAACCAATGGCCCAATGCTGCACCTCATCACACACCTAATCCAGCGCATCTGGAGAAGACCCGTGACACTCGCTCTCACCTTCCTCACCGTCTTCCTCATTGCGCCACTATTCCTCTACCATCTCCTGGCCTACTACCTCGCCAACGATCCCCGTCTCGTCCCCAGCGCATTCCGCACCGCCAAGaatatcctcctcgtcaccgCGCACCCAGACGATGAgaccctcttcttcagtccGAGTATTCTCTATCGTAATGATGATGCGACCGTAACCCGGGGTTTGTTGGCGCTTTCGTCTG GTAACTACGAAGGCATCGGCGACATCCGCCGCAGCGAACTCCAACGCAGCTGTGCCGAACTCGGGATTAAACGCGAGCGATGCGTGAACCTGGATCACTATGAGCTGCAGGATAATCCGCAGAAATGGTGGAGGGAGGATTTGATCGAGGAGCTTGTGGGGGAGTATGTTAAGAAATGGAATATTGATTTG ATTATTACGTTCGACGACGGGGGTATATCTGGACATGTTAATCATCGGGCCGTTAGTGCTGGTGTTag TGATCTAGTAAATACATATCCAAAACCCCACAAGGCCCACCAGCGTACGCACTACAGACCAAATTCCTTCTACGAAAATACGCCGGTCTAG